In a single window of the Veillonella sp. genome:
- a CDS encoding TonB-dependent receptor yields MKTKYMVMGLVIGLQLVSGYSYESDASWLSKTWDRLETNAAKQSYDWPKAEQYTHYAGGQIVGTTLPEEDMMILGVSLGNTFDSVKASLGQPTKETSRGLTYGGVTFGNFKMDGVGPIVTYMMIENRDATTHRGIAVGDSMRKVLNLYGRPDLVDTNNRWFYGKYRYRTDMMHGIQFEQKGDKVSKILIYK; encoded by the coding sequence ATGAAAACAAAATATATGGTTATGGGGCTTGTTATAGGCCTGCAATTGGTAAGTGGTTATAGTTATGAATCAGATGCGAGTTGGCTTAGTAAAACTTGGGACCGCCTTGAAACAAATGCAGCGAAACAGTCTTATGACTGGCCCAAAGCTGAGCAATATACTCATTATGCGGGCGGGCAAATTGTAGGTACTACCTTGCCAGAAGAGGATATGATGATTCTTGGTGTTTCATTAGGCAATACCTTTGATAGTGTGAAAGCTAGTTTAGGACAGCCTACTAAAGAAACTAGTAGAGGACTTACCTATGGTGGTGTTACATTTGGGAACTTTAAAATGGATGGTGTGGGCCCTATTGTTACCTATATGATGATCGAGAATCGTGATGCTACTACTCATAGAGGTATCGCCGTAGGCGACTCCATGCGAAAAGTTCTTAATTTATATGGCAGACCTGATTTAGTGGATACTAACAATCGATGGTTTTATGGGAAATATCGCTATCGAACTGATATGATGCATGGCATACAATTTGAACAAAAAGGCGATAAAGTCAGTAAGATTTTGATTTATAAATGA
- the cas9 gene encoding type II CRISPR RNA-guided endonuclease Cas9 (Cas9, originally named Csn1, is the large, multifunctional signature protein of type II CRISPR/Cas systems. It is well known even to general audiences because its RNA-guided endonuclease activity has made it a popular tool for custom editing of eukaryotic genomes.) has translation MEMQTSKQLISSHLKNYPIENYFIGLDIGAGSTGWAVTNKSYELLKFRSHKMWGSRLFDEGESAVGRRSFRSIRRRLERRKLRLKLLEELFADAMAQVDPTFFMRLRESKYHYEDKTTGHSSKHILFIDKDYTDQDYFKEYPTIYHLRAELMKSGTDDIRKLFLVVHHILKYRGNFLYEGATFDSNASTLDDVLKQALENITFNCFDCNSAISSIGQTLMESGKTKSDKAKAIERLVDTYIATDIEDASSKTQKEQVKEDKKRLKAFANLVLGLSASLTELFGSVEELDDDLKKLQITGDTYEDKRDELAKAWGDEIHIIDDCKSVYDAIILMSIKEPGLTISESKVKAFNKHKDDLAILKSLLKSDRSIYNAMFKVDEKGLHNYVHYIKQGRKEETSCKREDFYKYTKKIVEGLPASKDKAYILSEIELQTLLPLQRIKDNGVIPYQLHLDELKTILDTCKSKFPFLNEVADGYSVAEKIIKIFEFRIPYYVGPLNTYHNVDNGGFAWAVRKASGRVTPWNFDDKIDREKSAAAFIKNLTNKCTYLLGEDVLPKSSLLYSEFMLLNELNNIRIDGRPLETAVKEHLIDAVFKQDHKKTTKNRIEQFLKDNNYIPKKHKPEITGLDGEIKNDLKSYRDMVRILGGKFDISMAEDIITDITIFGESKKMLRETLRNKFASHLDDEAIKKLSKLRYRDWGRLSKKLLNGIEGCDKAGDGTPETIIKLMRNFSYNLMELLGDKFSFMERIQELNDELTASQVVDPYDIIDELGLSPAVKRAVWQALRIVDEVIHIKKALPSRIFVEVTRSNKAEKKKKDSRQKRLSDLYAAIKKDEALLSGLKATEFEGLKSGLANYNDADLRSKKLYLYYTQMGRCAYTGEVIDIALLNTDNYDIDHIYPRSLTKDDSFDNLVLCKRTANAQKSDTYPIAEGVQKVQKPFWNFLKQQGLISERKYARLTRNTPLTADDLSGFIARQLVETNQSVKAATTLLRRLYPEIDVVFVKAENVTDFRHDNNFIKVRSLNHHHHAKDAYLNIVVGNVYHEKFTRNFRSFFQKNGANRTYNLAKMFNYDVTCTNAKDGKAWDVKTSMDTVSKMMASNDVRVTKRVYEQKGQLADINLTKASKVKADIYLPIKSNDLIMSQNTKYGGYSDIKNAYYTIIEYRDKKNNSIKSFLPIPIFIATKNLTNQALLDYIKTILPKANDLRIIYKKVYNDQLLKIDGFNYYLGGRSNDRFCIDNAIQLIVPLELQFYIKLVEKFTAITSENKNIALKATSVKSRNPINNQVENITSEYTQKLFDYLVSKFNEPIYLKMRGNKITEIDNIGRKQFIKLSLEEQCKALAELLNIFTNMNKKLSLSTINISASRKVVNFKISTLDEFKIINESITGLYSNEITIVSNE, from the coding sequence ATGGAAATGCAAACATCGAAACAACTCATCTCAAGTCATTTGAAAAACTATCCGATTGAGAATTATTTTATAGGCCTAGATATTGGTGCAGGCTCTACAGGATGGGCAGTAACGAATAAGTCATATGAATTATTAAAATTCAGATCACATAAAATGTGGGGCAGCCGTTTATTTGATGAAGGTGAATCAGCTGTAGGACGTCGTAGTTTCCGTTCTATACGTCGTCGTTTGGAACGCCGTAAATTACGATTAAAATTATTAGAAGAACTATTTGCTGATGCTATGGCTCAGGTAGATCCTACATTCTTCATGCGACTTCGTGAAAGTAAATACCACTATGAGGATAAAACGACTGGTCATAGCTCTAAACATATTTTATTTATCGATAAAGATTATACAGATCAAGATTACTTTAAAGAGTATCCTACTATTTATCACTTGCGTGCAGAGTTGATGAAATCTGGTACTGATGATATTCGCAAACTATTTTTAGTGGTACACCATATTTTAAAATATCGTGGTAACTTCCTTTATGAAGGGGCTACATTTGATTCTAATGCTTCAACGCTTGATGATGTTCTCAAACAAGCTTTAGAAAATATTACATTTAATTGCTTTGACTGTAATTCTGCTATTAGCTCTATAGGCCAAACTCTTATGGAATCTGGAAAAACAAAATCCGATAAAGCAAAGGCCATCGAACGTCTAGTTGATACATATATAGCTACTGATATAGAAGATGCTTCTAGTAAAACTCAAAAAGAGCAGGTCAAAGAAGATAAAAAAAGACTTAAAGCATTTGCTAATTTAGTGTTAGGTTTATCTGCTAGTCTTACAGAGCTATTCGGCTCTGTAGAGGAGTTAGATGATGACCTTAAAAAGCTTCAAATAACAGGGGATACATATGAAGATAAACGTGATGAACTAGCTAAAGCATGGGGCGATGAGATTCATATTATTGATGATTGTAAATCTGTATATGATGCTATTATTCTGATGTCCATCAAGGAGCCTGGTCTTACTATTTCTGAATCTAAGGTAAAAGCTTTCAACAAGCATAAAGATGATTTAGCTATATTGAAATCTTTACTAAAGTCTGATAGAAGCATTTACAATGCGATGTTTAAAGTTGATGAAAAAGGGTTGCATAACTATGTACACTATATTAAACAAGGTCGTAAAGAGGAAACGAGTTGTAAGCGAGAAGATTTTTATAAGTATACTAAGAAGATAGTTGAGGGATTGCCAGCCTCTAAGGATAAAGCATATATTCTTAGTGAAATTGAATTACAAACGTTATTGCCCTTGCAACGGATTAAAGATAATGGTGTAATTCCGTATCAATTACATTTGGATGAACTTAAAACCATTCTTGATACATGTAAATCTAAATTTCCATTCTTAAATGAAGTGGCAGACGGTTATTCTGTAGCAGAGAAAATTATTAAAATTTTTGAGTTCCGAATTCCGTATTATGTAGGACCTTTAAATACTTATCATAATGTAGATAATGGTGGTTTTGCATGGGCAGTTCGTAAAGCTAGTGGTCGTGTCACACCATGGAATTTTGATGATAAGATTGATCGAGAAAAATCAGCAGCAGCTTTTATTAAGAACCTTACTAATAAATGTACCTATCTTTTAGGTGAAGATGTGTTACCTAAATCCTCTCTTTTATATAGCGAGTTCATGTTGCTAAATGAGTTAAATAATATACGTATTGATGGTAGACCATTGGAGACGGCTGTAAAAGAACATCTTATTGACGCTGTATTCAAGCAAGACCATAAGAAAACGACTAAAAATCGTATAGAGCAGTTCTTAAAGGATAATAATTATATCCCTAAGAAGCATAAACCAGAAATTACAGGTCTTGATGGGGAGATTAAAAATGATTTGAAATCTTATCGAGACATGGTTCGTATTCTAGGTGGTAAATTTGATATATCTATGGCTGAAGACATCATTACGGATATTACTATCTTTGGTGAAAGTAAAAAAATGTTGCGAGAAACATTGCGCAATAAATTTGCTTCGCACCTTGATGATGAAGCTATCAAAAAGTTGTCAAAATTAAGATATCGAGACTGGGGCCGTCTCTCTAAAAAGTTACTGAATGGTATCGAGGGTTGCGATAAAGCTGGTGATGGTACACCTGAAACTATAATTAAACTGATGCGCAATTTTAGTTATAATTTGATGGAACTATTAGGAGATAAATTTTCCTTTATGGAGCGTATCCAAGAGCTAAATGATGAATTGACTGCCAGTCAAGTAGTAGATCCCTATGACATTATCGATGAATTAGGACTTTCACCTGCTGTTAAACGTGCAGTATGGCAGGCATTGCGTATTGTTGATGAGGTTATACATATTAAAAAAGCGTTACCATCTCGTATCTTTGTAGAGGTAACACGGTCTAATAAAGCTGAGAAAAAGAAAAAGGACTCTCGCCAAAAACGATTATCTGATTTATATGCAGCGATTAAAAAAGACGAAGCTTTATTAAGTGGGCTAAAGGCCACCGAGTTTGAAGGCTTGAAATCAGGCTTAGCTAATTATAATGATGCGGATTTGAGAAGTAAAAAACTCTATTTATACTACACTCAAATGGGTCGTTGTGCTTATACAGGTGAAGTTATTGATATAGCACTTTTAAATACGGATAACTACGATATCGATCATATTTATCCTCGTAGCCTTACTAAGGATGATAGTTTTGACAATTTAGTGTTATGTAAACGAACAGCAAATGCGCAGAAATCAGATACCTATCCAATTGCTGAGGGGGTTCAAAAGGTACAAAAACCATTCTGGAATTTCTTAAAACAACAAGGACTTATTAGCGAACGAAAATATGCGCGTCTGACTCGTAACACGCCTCTTACAGCTGATGATCTAAGTGGCTTTATTGCTCGTCAATTGGTAGAAACCAATCAATCTGTAAAAGCTGCTACAACTTTACTGCGTCGTCTTTACCCAGAAATTGATGTAGTCTTTGTAAAAGCTGAGAATGTAACGGACTTCCGTCATGATAATAACTTTATTAAGGTTCGCTCATTGAACCACCATCACCATGCTAAAGATGCATATTTAAATATCGTAGTTGGCAATGTGTACCATGAGAAATTTACACGTAATTTCCGTTCATTCTTCCAAAAGAATGGAGCTAATCGTACATATAACTTAGCGAAGATGTTCAACTATGATGTTACCTGTACTAATGCTAAAGATGGGAAAGCTTGGGATGTAAAAACAAGTATGGATACAGTTAGCAAAATGATGGCTAGTAATGATGTGCGTGTTACTAAACGTGTTTATGAGCAAAAGGGGCAATTGGCTGATATTAATTTAACTAAGGCTAGTAAAGTTAAGGCCGATATATATTTGCCGATAAAAAGTAATGATTTAATTATGTCTCAGAATACAAAATATGGCGGATATTCAGATATAAAAAATGCTTATTACACGATTATTGAATATAGAGATAAGAAGAATAACAGTATTAAATCTTTTTTACCAATACCTATTTTTATTGCTACAAAGAATCTGACCAATCAAGCTCTCTTAGATTATATAAAAACGATTTTACCTAAGGCTAATGATCTACGAATAATTTATAAAAAAGTATACAATGATCAATTATTGAAAATTGATGGATTTAATTATTATCTAGGTGGACGATCAAACGACCGGTTTTGTATTGATAATGCAATTCAACTTATAGTTCCTTTAGAGTTACAATTTTATATAAAATTAGTTGAGAAATTTACAGCTATAACATCAGAAAATAAGAATATTGCACTTAAAGCTACGTCGGTCAAATCTAGAAATCCAATAAATAATCAGGTTGAAAATATAACCTCAGAGTATACGCAAAAACTATTCGATTATTTGGTATCTAAGTTTAACGAGCCTATTTATTTGAAGATGAGGGGGAATAAGATAACAGAAATTGATAATATAGGAAGAAAACAATTTATAAAACTTTCTCTAGAAGAACAATGTAAAGCATTAGCAGAGTTGCTTAATATTTTTACTAATATGAATAAAAAACTATCTTTAAGTACTATAAATATTAGTGCATCTCGTAAAGTTGTTAATTTTAAAATTTCGACATTAGATGAATTTAAAATTATAAATGAATCTATTACAGGATTATATTCTAATGAGATCACCATAGTTTCAAACGAGTGA
- the cas1 gene encoding type II CRISPR-associated endonuclease Cas1, with the protein MSWRTVVIGSRSKLDFKMNYMIIRKDFETTKIYIDEIYMLIIESTAVSLTAVLLNELIKKKVAIVFCDEKRNPASEVLPLYGSHNSSKRCREQADWSKDLQAYIWTEIVRHKIMNQASLLQHQELAEAELLYQYLDELTLNDETQREGHAAKVYFNALFGKSFSREQDNPINAALNYGYAILLSAVNREILSLGYITQLGLNHCNQFNPYNLGSDLMEPLRGFVDAVVNKLRPTEFDRNVKLSLIELLSEDVKINDTIQTFSAAIRIYCKSVFDALRTQDANQIRFIEYEL; encoded by the coding sequence ATGAGTTGGCGTACAGTGGTCATAGGTAGTCGTTCTAAACTAGACTTTAAAATGAATTATATGATTATTCGTAAGGACTTTGAGACGACTAAAATATATATTGATGAAATCTATATGTTGATTATTGAATCTACGGCGGTGAGTCTCACCGCCGTACTCCTAAATGAATTGATTAAAAAGAAGGTAGCTATTGTTTTCTGTGATGAGAAACGGAATCCTGCTAGTGAGGTCCTTCCATTATACGGTAGTCATAATAGTAGCAAACGTTGTCGGGAGCAGGCTGATTGGTCGAAAGATTTGCAAGCTTATATTTGGACTGAAATTGTACGGCATAAAATTATGAATCAAGCCAGCTTATTGCAGCATCAAGAGTTAGCTGAGGCAGAGTTGTTATATCAATATCTAGATGAGTTGACTTTAAACGATGAAACTCAACGTGAAGGACATGCTGCAAAGGTATATTTCAATGCTTTGTTTGGGAAATCATTTTCTAGGGAACAAGATAATCCTATTAATGCAGCCCTTAATTATGGATATGCTATCTTACTTTCAGCAGTAAATCGAGAGATTTTATCCCTAGGATATATTACTCAGTTAGGGTTAAATCACTGTAATCAATTTAATCCGTATAATTTAGGCTCTGATTTAATGGAGCCATTGCGTGGATTTGTTGATGCGGTAGTTAACAAGTTAAGACCTACAGAATTTGACCGCAATGTAAAGCTTTCACTTATAGAACTTTTATCTGAAGATGTAAAGATAAATGATACCATTCAAACCTTTAGTGCTGCAATTCGGATTTATTGTAAAAGTGTATTTGATGCATTGCGTACTCAAGATGCTAATCAAATTAGGTTTATAGAATATGAGCTATAG
- the cas2 gene encoding CRISPR-associated endonuclease Cas2, translating into MRILVMFDLPTLTSENRKEYRNFRKYLIVSGFLMLQESVYSKLVLNTTSANLIMEHVRKNKPSSGSLFMLTVTEKQFSRMEIVVGNKQSEVIDSTERVLMI; encoded by the coding sequence ATGAGAATATTAGTGATGTTTGATTTGCCGACGTTAACTTCGGAAAATCGAAAAGAATATAGGAATTTTAGAAAGTATTTAATTGTATCTGGCTTTCTTATGTTACAAGAGTCTGTATATTCAAAGCTCGTTCTTAATACGACAAGCGCTAATCTTATCATGGAACATGTACGTAAAAATAAGCCATCGAGTGGTAGCTTATTTATGTTAACTGTTACAGAAAAGCAGTTTTCTAGAATGGAAATTGTAGTTGGAAATAAGCAAAGTGAAGTTATAGATTCCACAGAGAGGGTGCTTATGATATGA
- the csn2 gene encoding type II-A CRISPR-associated protein Csn2 has product MKLMYQDSILDFEISHDKVTVISFEDRKVFRRMVTELDVQCDGGEGPWILNDNDKAFSIDKYSHIILNPLYVDVNSKTLLTKLQNQLSKEALLMTEEVADIVNRLHTFYYSLEFGYPLSIQHKLEIGTAELIKLGSFNFEFNRKGDIMDLMSYIEVVDTLLSPMVYIVVNLDLVLNDDEINAFYQNMLSRQLRLVCLTTGSLNKEKLDKSFINGYILDNDFCVI; this is encoded by the coding sequence ATGAAGTTAATGTATCAAGACTCTATATTGGACTTTGAGATATCTCATGATAAGGTAACGGTGATATCCTTTGAAGACCGGAAAGTGTTTCGTCGCATGGTTACGGAACTTGATGTACAGTGCGATGGTGGAGAAGGGCCATGGATCTTAAATGACAATGATAAAGCTTTCAGTATAGATAAATATAGCCATATAATACTTAATCCGTTATATGTGGATGTAAATAGTAAAACTCTATTAACTAAATTACAAAATCAATTATCTAAAGAAGCTTTGTTGATGACTGAAGAGGTCGCCGATATTGTTAATCGACTACATACTTTTTACTACTCTTTAGAATTTGGGTATCCATTATCGATTCAACATAAACTTGAAATCGGGACTGCTGAACTTATTAAATTAGGAAGTTTTAATTTTGAGTTTAATCGTAAAGGAGATATTATGGATCTAATGTCTTATATAGAAGTGGTAGATACATTACTATCCCCTATGGTGTATATTGTGGTAAATTTAGACCTAGTTTTAAATGATGACGAAATTAATGCATTCTATCAAAATATGCTGAGTAGGCAATTACGGTTAGTTTGCTTAACAACAGGATCTCTAAACAAAGAAAAACTTGATAAAAGCTTTATAAATGGGTATATTTTAGATAATGATTTCTGTGTTATTTAA
- a CDS encoding flavin reductase family protein produces the protein MKAFETKDYKAFSMFENRWALVTAGTPDDFNTCTVSWGSMGNVWGPNGGDMSTVTVYIHPARYTQEFMAKYDTFTVSFFPESQRKALGYLGSHSGRDEDKVANSGLTPVAAGDGVTFKEADLTFVCKKLYEHQFDEAHLADNVKEYYAANPSMYTQVGKDRWEPHYMYIGEVVEAIEK, from the coding sequence ATGAAAGCATTTGAAACAAAAGACTATAAAGCGTTTTCTATGTTTGAGAATCGTTGGGCTCTTGTTACGGCTGGTACGCCTGATGACTTTAATACTTGTACGGTTAGTTGGGGCAGTATGGGCAATGTATGGGGGCCTAATGGTGGTGACATGTCCACGGTGACGGTGTATATCCATCCGGCTCGTTACACTCAAGAGTTTATGGCTAAATACGATACCTTTACAGTTAGTTTCTTCCCTGAAAGCCAACGCAAAGCTCTTGGTTATTTAGGTTCTCATTCGGGCCGCGATGAAGATAAGGTGGCTAACTCTGGTTTAACACCAGTTGCAGCAGGCGATGGGGTAACTTTCAAAGAAGCAGATTTAACATTTGTATGTAAAAAACTGTATGAACATCAATTTGATGAAGCTCACTTAGCGGATAACGTAAAGGAATATTATGCAGCAAATCCGTCTATGTATACCCAAGTTGGTAAAGATCGATGGGAACCACATTATATGTACATCGGCGAAGTAGTTGAGGCGATAGAGAAATAG
- a CDS encoding DNA-3-methyladenine glycosylase I: MATCEWPTTPLYQAYHDHEWGRPIHDDRLQFEHLCLESLQCGLSWLTILNKRDIIRGCFNHFDIDVVAAYGESDIERIMRTEGMLKSRPKIEAIINNASAFKRIQDEFGSFCKYIWAFTGNKTIIYESHPDGHVPAKNGLSTRISKDLKKRGFKFVGPVTIYSHLQASGLINDHGKDCPCFDEINKTADIVQLPADTED, translated from the coding sequence GTGGCTACTTGTGAATGGCCGACGACGCCCTTGTATCAGGCGTATCACGATCATGAGTGGGGCCGTCCTATTCATGACGATCGATTGCAGTTTGAACATCTCTGTCTTGAAAGCCTCCAATGTGGTCTCAGTTGGCTCACGATTTTGAATAAACGAGACATCATTCGAGGTTGTTTTAATCACTTTGATATTGATGTGGTTGCTGCTTATGGTGAAAGCGACATCGAACGGATTATGCGGACTGAGGGCATGCTCAAGTCTCGGCCAAAAATTGAGGCTATCATCAATAATGCTTCTGCTTTTAAACGTATTCAAGATGAATTTGGTTCGTTTTGCAAGTATATCTGGGCTTTCACAGGTAATAAAACCATTATTTATGAAAGCCATCCCGATGGGCATGTTCCTGCAAAGAATGGTCTATCCACGCGGATTAGTAAGGATTTAAAGAAGCGAGGGTTTAAATTTGTAGGCCCTGTGACCATCTATTCCCATCTACAAGCTAGTGGCCTCATCAACGATCACGGTAAGGACTGTCCTTGTTTTGACGAGATTAATAAGACCGCAGATATTGTTCAATTGCCTGCAGACACTGAGGATTAA
- a CDS encoding DUF554 domain-containing protein, with the protein MIGLGTAINIGLIIAGSLCGLAFGRFMKENLKQTLMMVSGIIVLLLGMSGAMQYMLVIVNGTLQTTGPMLMIISMVAGAIIGELIDLNRWITVFGDWVKAKTGNTGDPQFTHAFITASLTFTVGAMGVLGSIQDGLTGNYQTLLLKGILDGIIVMVMVSSMGKGALFSFIPVGITQWIITAMAHIAAPLMTPSAIDNLSYVGSILILCVGIDLIWPGKIRIANLLPAIFVAMGLTFLL; encoded by the coding sequence ATGATTGGTTTGGGCACGGCCATTAACATTGGCCTCATCATAGCCGGTAGCTTGTGTGGCCTCGCATTTGGTCGGTTTATGAAAGAAAATTTAAAACAGACGCTCATGATGGTGAGCGGCATTATTGTTCTCCTCCTCGGGATGAGCGGTGCCATGCAGTATATGCTAGTCATCGTGAACGGCACGCTTCAAACAACGGGGCCTATGCTGATGATCATTAGCATGGTGGCAGGCGCCATAATTGGCGAGCTTATCGACCTTAACCGTTGGATTACTGTGTTTGGTGATTGGGTGAAAGCCAAAACTGGTAATACTGGTGATCCGCAGTTTACCCACGCTTTTATTACGGCATCCCTTACGTTTACAGTGGGCGCCATGGGTGTACTAGGTTCTATTCAAGACGGCTTAACTGGTAATTACCAAACGCTTTTGTTGAAAGGTATCCTCGACGGCATCATTGTTATGGTTATGGTGTCCTCTATGGGGAAGGGCGCGTTGTTCTCCTTTATTCCAGTAGGAATTACACAATGGATTATTACAGCTATGGCACACATCGCAGCACCGTTGATGACACCGAGTGCCATCGATAACCTGTCTTATGTGGGGTCTATTCTGATCTTATGCGTCGGTATTGACCTCATCTGGCCTGGTAAAATCCGCATTGCAAACCTGTTGCCAGCCATCTTCGTGGCTATGGGCTTAACATTCTTGTTGTAA
- a CDS encoding type II toxin-antitoxin system RelE/ParE family toxin has protein sequence MIIGFKDKETERIFYRGYSRRLPTHIQKIALLKLRILHACRTIDDFMVPPGNHFEFLQGDRFGQCSIRINKQYRICFCIDEDFNLYDVEIVDYH, from the coding sequence ATGATTATAGGATTTAAGGATAAGGAAACAGAACGTATTTTTTATCGTGGATATTCGCGACGTTTACCGACTCATATTCAAAAAATAGCATTATTGAAATTACGAATCTTACATGCTTGTCGGACTATAGATGATTTTATGGTTCCACCTGGTAATCATTTTGAGTTTTTACAGGGTGATCGATTTGGGCAATGTAGTATTCGTATTAATAAGCAATATAGAATATGTTTTTGTATAGATGAAGATTTTAATTTATATGATGTGGAAATTGTAGATTATCATTAA
- a CDS encoding HigA family addiction module antitoxin → MKELIPVPKMSEVLREEFMQPLGLSAYRVAKDIMVPVSRIQEILQDKRKITADTDLRLCKYFGMSKGFFLRLQMDLDLLEAEDTEGLQADLKNIICITTQSTAD, encoded by the coding sequence ATGAAGGAATTAATTCCTGTACCTAAAATGAGTGAGGTTTTACGTGAAGAATTTATGCAACCATTGGGGTTAAGTGCGTATCGTGTTGCAAAGGATATTATGGTTCCTGTATCACGAATACAAGAAATTCTTCAAGATAAACGAAAAATTACGGCAGATACAGATTTACGGTTATGTAAATATTTTGGTATGTCTAAAGGTTTTTTCTTAAGATTGCAGATGGATTTAGATTTGCTTGAAGCAGAGGATACTGAAGGCCTACAAGCTGATTTAAAAAATATTATATGTATTACAACTCAATCTACTGCTGATTGA
- a CDS encoding Spx/MgsR family RNA polymerase-binding regulatory protein: MLFVEYPKCTTCKKAKKFLDDHKVKYTARDIKAENPTAEEIAAWYPQSGKDLKAFFNTSGMIYREQQLKDKLPNLSEEEKVALLASNGMLVKRPILVLKDKVLVGFKEAEWIEALKL; encoded by the coding sequence ATGCTATTCGTTGAATACCCTAAATGCACAACATGCAAAAAAGCAAAGAAATTCTTAGATGATCATAAAGTTAAGTACACGGCTCGTGATATCAAAGCCGAAAATCCTACAGCTGAGGAAATCGCTGCTTGGTACCCACAATCTGGCAAAGATTTGAAAGCATTCTTTAATACGTCTGGTATGATCTACCGTGAACAACAATTAAAGGATAAATTGCCAAATCTTAGCGAAGAAGAAAAAGTAGCTTTATTAGCATCTAATGGCATGTTAGTAAAACGTCCTATCTTGGTTCTAAAAGACAAAGTTCTCGTTGGCTTTAAAGAAGCAGAATGGATTGAGGCGTTGAAGCTCTAA